gattccccactgtattcccttgttatttattttactgtgaaccaaccaaaccaacactttaataccatgtattaataaaaaagactatttttatacttttccaAGAACCTGTGTCTGTACGGATTATTGAgacagagttccccttgctctggccttagcacagacaaattgagatcaaggggtggcgtagtcagctgtacactagggggcgctacactaAGATACAGCAAACACCAGAAACACACGGTTGGACAAGTAAACAAAGACCATGATGAAACATCCAAAGACAAGGAACAGAAAGTGAAAAGGTGTGACACTTACCTTACAaaagtggtgtttttttttatatcactgTTTACATCAAAATGTTTCAATATATGATATTTTAACCAAGGCCTTAAAGTATAGTATTTGTACACTGTTACTGTAAAACTTGCTAAAGAGTGAATCTGCTTCTGCATTTGGCTAATACTCTACAATAGTGCTAAGTAGATTGGAAAAATATTATGTGCTAACTTTGCTCTGTGGGTTAAAGGTCATTTGGCCAGTACTCCCAATCCACAGTACTGCTATATactttttagtgtgtgtatatgtatatatttaaatatagcAACATGTGTTGATTTTCTTCTGTGGGTTAAAGGAAAGACGCTTCTGGCCAAGGCTGTGGCCAACCAGACGTCGGCTACTTTCCTGCGTGTGGTGGGCTCCGAGCTGATCCCGAACTACCTGGCCGACGGACCCAAGCTGGTGCGATAGCTCTTCAGGGTGGCGGAGGAACACGCCCCGTCTATTGTCTCCATCGACGAGGTCGATGCTATTGGCACCAAGAGGTGAATAAACATTTTAAAGGTCCAATATGTCCCGGTCGACATATGTAGACTTCTCTGTTAGGATTTTTCCCCCTGCTAGACTGATTACTTACTGTGGTTTGATCTGTGTGTTATGTTCTTCTGAAGATATGACTTCAACtctggaggtgagagagagatccagaggACCATGTTGGAGCTTCTCAACCAGCTGGATGGATTTGACTCCAGAGGAGACGTCAAGGTCATCATGGCCACCAACAGGACCGAGACCCTGGACCCTGCCCTCATCAGGCCAGTTGAGCTCCTGCACACAGtactgcagctgcagctcaaTACTACAGATCAGTGATGGATATCATTAATCTATATCTCAGCACCTTTATCTGTTAAAGATGCTATAAAGTAATGTCAGCAATGCTAACTTCCACAATGTTGTTATTGCACTAGATGAGCCACTGTAGAGAGTGTCCCTCTATTTGAATCCTTTGCTGTTTGTTAAGCAAGTGTTCCACAGAGCTATCACTAGCAGCAACTTTTAGATGAAGAAAAGTTGATGAAGACTTGAGTTGAAGAGAAGATGCTGAAAAAAGCATCAACAGGAAATGAGTGTCCGATAAACAGCAACAGcatctctctcactaactcactcttCCCCACTGCGTGGCTATTTCCAGGACAGATTGATCGCAAGATCGAGTTCCCCCTGCCCGACGAGAAAACCAAGAGGCGCATCTTCAGTATCCACACCAGCAGGATGACCGTGGCCGACGACGTGACCCTAGACGAGCTCATCTTGGCCAAAGACGACCTCTCCGGGGCTGACATTAAGGTAAGGGGGAAAGAACCATGTTCATGTGTGGCAGCTACAGGTGTGTAAATATATGTCCAAATTGCACATTACGTTTCCAGGCCTGCGAATGGTTTCTCCTGAAGTTAGATGAGAATGTGTCTGCTGCCCTCTTGTGGCAGAGTTGGCACACAAAAACTTGCAAAGCGTAATatcacagtgttttttttacagtgacagCTGCACGCCCATCTGCTCTGAGGCAGAATGGAGAAGCGTGGGAAAAGAGCGTGGAGAATAGAGGGAGGGGCGTCAGGGCCTCTATATTCAAATACCCATGCAGCACTTGGGAGTGTCTGTCAATGCAAATATGTCTGTGAGGTCATCTACTTTACTTGGGACAGTCAGAACTCTTTCAGTCAGTCATAGGAGATATGTCTGAGAAGTCATATACTGTCATTGGGACAGTCAGAACTTGTTTGGTCAATCACCAGAAATATGTCTGTGAAGTCATATACTGTACTTGGGACAGTCATAACTTGTTTGGTCAGATATAGGAAATATGTCTCTGAGGTCATATGCTGTCTATACCTCTAATATCAGAGAAGTCAAGAGATGTGACAAACAAAGCAAGTTATGGCCATTCTATTTACCACATAGGTGTTTAAGAATCCAGACCCAGCCCTTAGAAATTCCCAGCTTGGTAATGATGGAGGGCAGATAATGACGATAGGCAGCAGTTTCTCACCTATGAGAGTATCGGCTTTCCcggtgcagtttttttttttcaatttaagCTTCTCAACGTTAAGACACAagtgggaaaacacacacaaggtgcaTGGCCCTAGGTATTCCTGGATCCTTCAAGTTGCCCTGTCCAATGTCCAGCTTGACATGTGAGGTCCCTTTCGCAGATCCTGTGGGATGGATGGAGGGTGGAGAATGGAGAATGGCAGGCCTAACTTCCAAGCATCAGGACAAGGGCCATACTCTAGGTGGGTGGGGGAAAGGCAACACTGAGCAGTCTGACCTGGAAGTAGAGATGTTAGATCGGTCTAGttcaggggtactcaattagaaacccaaaaggtccactcgccaaatttccattcaggtcagggtccggaacagtgacggtcaaaatccaaaaacataactccaacaaaaaagttcgaactatgcacaaaaggtgatgtggtctggccttatttgtgtgtgacagctttTTGTGCGTTAAACTTGGGCATTAAAGGTGTgagggccaggcggaggcactgatgtaagtgttcattagtgagtgtgctcctgtatttgttttgcaccatattcatagttgaaaaggcagactcacaacagtatgttgaggtatgcacactcttgttgtgtggctgatctaactattacactgcatgttgcttggtatgatgattgcagttggtttatttttctggcccttacctcagagtttgtaattttgttcgaagtgtgcatgctttgtttcatagtgacgtttcacgttaccacttttgacaagggcaaccgtctcgttgcagattaaacacatcagtgttgtgctccccacaggcagcacaaatgcataggctacttgtcagtccactctcttaaattcgcgatttttggaatcaacttttcgttttttgtcgggtttagagcacgccatgattttcgtttgcttaGAAACAGATAGGctaccgttcacaaatcgatctgcccgcgttgttgccattgacacacacaacctgcgtgacccacagagctgagttgtcatagtgatgttgttattacagctcctgattggacctctggattggacacggaagatagaaaccacatagaataggaaaaaaatatatagcgcaaAATCACGCAACAatggatcatgattaaattaaaattttgattttggcttcggtccacatttgattgtgtctgggtccggatccggaccgcggtccgcctattgagtacccctggtctaGTTCAACGGTGAGAGCAAACCAGCCGTTGGTAAGGAGTGATGAATTAATGGTGTCAATTATGAGTCTTCCAGGAGGAGCGTTACAGCTTCTAAACCTCCTTTCCTCCTGCAGATCCTCACAGATCCTTagtcctcctcatctcccttcATGCCCCTAGCTGTCAGAGCCTGTGGGAGGTGACTGCTCCTTTTTGGGCCCTACAGTAAAGGGAAAGCTTTCACAGGCCTGTGTGAGGCCTGTCTGGCCCTGCCGATCACGTCTCACTCGTGTGTGTCACTGCCTGTCAATCATCAGCATCCATACGCATCCCTGCGGTCGCTGTCATTACTGCATCCAGACAAGCCGCCGGAGCCGCGCTCGCTTTCCATCACAGATGCTGCTGTGCGCTTTCCTGCTTGGACGAGAGACGCAAGAGGGGTCAGGTCTTTCTGAAGTACGCCGTAAGACTTCACTCCGAGACACGCCACATGGATTTTCCACATGGAAACcaaattacattattttagCATCTTAACTATTCAGTGCACTCACAGAAAAAGTTACTTAACCCTTGCATGGATTTCTAAGATGACTTCTGAGCAACAGAGAGCGGTTGTTTTGATCCTGTTCCTTATCTGTACTACAGGGTATGGAATGGACTGTATGAGAATGTCGTGACTATATGACAGCATGGTATTATTAAAACCCTCATGAAACGAGAAGAGAGATATTCTGGCACTTACttagttgtgaaaatgtattttgttcatCTAAAGTTTTTGTTTAAGGATAAAAAGTCTTACTTCCATAGCTGTTGGAACTTTGTTATTTTTACAgtaaagatgtatttttcaCAGTAGTTGCTGTGAGGTGCTGACAGCATCCAGCATCCAACATCCAGTATCCAACATCCAACATCCAGCATCCAACATCCAGCATCCAGCATCCAACATCCAGCATCCAGCATCCAGTAGCCCATattccttctcccttctccagcATCTTTCAGGGGAAGCCAACCTGGCTCCAAACCTTCCCGTTGGCCAGGCCTGGATGCTCCCAAGACCTTTGGATGCAGGTCTGCCTCAGACAAAGCAAAACAGCCCAGCCAGCCAAAGCAGTTCACACTGTTATCAAAACCTCTTTGATGATgttcaaaagaacaaaaaccTGCTTTAGTCAGCCTCTTCTAAGGAACTTTGGCCTGTGCCCACTTCCTGAAATAAaatccttgttttgttttttaaattcaTGAAAATAATGCAATTGGCATATGAAATTAGAAAGTATGGTTGGCAAAGCATATCAAATGTGCTTCATGATTATTTCATGtcaaataaccaaaaatgtttattcagagagagagaaagggagagtaagTATTTAAATAGAAATCAATGGAAATCTGTGCAACATTGGATGGATGTATGCCACTTGAACCTGTAACGGTCTGAATGGCAAATTACGAAGAAGATGAAACTACGATAACATTATTCATGAGTGAATTTCCCTCATTTCTCCAGTTCCAGTTGGAGAAATCATTTCTCCCTCATTTCTCCAGTCCATTTCTCCAGTCTCCAGTTCTCACCctctaaatacattttaaagataAGATCTTAATCTTCTCACAGCTGGTTTGTCATATAGGcctccaacaacaacacaaaagagTGCAGAGGAGTGGTTGGAATTTTCACTCACGTCCTTTTAACATTCAAGTTGAGTGCGCCACCTACTGGATGTTTTGGGGAACAGCTGATCAGAGCAGCGTAGGCGACATCTCACAGAGGGATGTTAAATTGGAGCGCTTCTGAGTGGtttaattaaatgtatataGCATTTTATGGTATTTTGACGGAGGTGGTGGCTAAAATGGATGAGACTAAGGGAGTAGCAATTCTCAATAGGCACTGGCTCAACTTTAGGAACTGCAGAAATACAAAAGCCTCAGGACATCGACAGCAGACGATCAATTAAATGAGGAGATGTAAGATTATTCATTCTGGACTGAGGGTAATGATGTGTTTTTGGATCAATTGTAAATACGGAGGACGAGAGACATATAACACCATTCAAGAAGGTCTTTCTAATGGTCTTCTCGGGCAGCGACCCTGACACTGATGTATTAATCACAGTTCACCAATTGCCCGCAAAATAGTGAGATTGCCCTGCAGAAATCTCTGTGCAGTTTTTTTTGAGACTGTAGGTCCATTCTGTGTCCCGACTTCATAGTTAAATCAATTAAATTCAGACATGGAGTTGACCGAAAATATGCCTGTACTAAAAGTATTTCATAAGTAACAGCATGTACTAACGAAACAACAGTCAACACTGAACTGTCTTCAATTGTCACAGTGAGTTGGTGTGGCTGGGTTGTCATAGATTTTTACAATAGTTAGACAGGGAAGCGGATCATCAGACATGTGGATGTAGTTATACCATATCTTAACAGGAGGGGACTTCCCAAGATTGAACACATGGCCCTCAGATACATTCTCTGAGAAGTGATTATACAAACAGTTGGCAGAGTTCACAGATTTATATCAGTGCAAAAAAGTATTTAACAATGGAATTTTCAGAGgattgactgaaatgtataagtgACTCCTTTATTGCAAATTATTAAGTATGTatctttttaaacttttttttaagttctCACTGCCAGTTGGAAATTTGGATTACTTTAGCTGTGATAACCAATCGTGACCAGCAGATGGCGGTATCTGTGCCTTGCTCTGCTCAACGCAAATATGTTCAAACTTCAGTTTGCCTCCCTGGAACAGATCTGGCTCAGACCTGCTGAGTCTACCACAGACCAGGACAGGAGTCCTTTCCAAGTGGTGGAAAAGGCCTTGTATATAAAATATGACGTGATATttaaaggaagaagaaagaaataaaatcgGTTAAcaacaggaaaggagaggaaataggataataatataaatgaatataaacactgagaacactgagtCTGACTCTGGCCATAACCTCCTCCGCTGTCTCCAGGAATTACCGCCATTTCTGTACAGAAAAGACAAAACCATCAAGGATAAATCCTTGAAGCTCATTCTGTATGTCTCATTTCTATAAGAGCCATTTTGGTAAATGAAGTGAATTAAGATCAACAGGTAAAGTGGATTAAAGGTAAATACATTCAGACACAGCAGCACTCAAGATAACACTCGGCAAGGTATGATCTTCGACAGCCTTTGTCCATCCTGCGGTGTTGCGAGTTCAATCACTGGACAAGCAATGACAAGCATTTAGTTAAATTGCTAATGAAAGACATTCCGCTTTGACAAGATTAGGAATTTAAAtccatgattaaaaaaaaaggtcataGGTAGTGTGAAAAGGAATGGTGCTTGCCGAGTCTCAGGATTTGGAATGAATTTGAAGCATGGGCAAAAAGTCCAGAGGCTTTATTTTATCCATGAATTCAGTTTAGAGTATTAACTATTATCCCTGTAATATGTAATCGCAATGACACAACTGGGATCGCAGAATTAGATTATGCATCAATTTGTGTCACACTTCTCATCTGTTGGAACTCAGCTGTGCGAATGGATCTGTATATATTAAATAGATTCATCATTCTTTTCTCCGTTTCCACAGGCTACAATGGCTCGACTGCTCTGGTTCTTCACTTAAGGAAGAAATAGCACACTCACCTGCTCTTTGGGTGCATTTGTGAGGTCTGTGAGTATATGactacatacatgtacatgtgtttaactctctctctctctctctctgtgttaatGTACTTCCATCTctgttagaagtgtgtgtgtgtgagtgtgcatttgtttgtgtgtgtacatagttttgtgtgcatctgcttgtttgtttctgtgtgtgtgccactgtgtccatgtgtatgtctgtgtgtgtgtttgtgagtgcatatgcatgtgtgtgtgtgtgtgtgtgtgtgtgtgtgttttcccactCTGCTCCTGTAACCACAGGCAAGCCTCAACACATATTTTTTGTGGTGGTCCTGAGACCCCATGCTTACACACAAATGAGCCTCTGGCATGTTCCTGCTGGCCAGTTCCGGCTGGCCATGTTTAATCTCACACCCTCACAGCTGCGGTACACCCGGCCTTGTATTCAAACTCCAGGAAGGAAAATCAATATGTCAAGGACCCAAGCAAACATCCTTGAATCTCTAACCCTGAGCCCCCAGCTGAGATATCTCTATGAAGAGGCTCACAACAGTACAGCTCATAATGGATGATGGGGTGTGagtgaagtgtatgtgtgtgaaatgtaattggTGTTATGGTTTCTCATCATCAGCCTTTGCAGGGAACAATGTTCCTGATAAATTAATTTCGGCCTGGACAagtaaaagcccccccccccccccccccccttcgcctCCCACGGcgtatatacattttattttaccaaccatgtgttggattttacgggaAAGAAGACAGGTCAAAGTCTAagccgtaacatccaccttcggttaggtgtgcactgccctgctattgtttctgacattacatgtgacagggcaacagccctgtgatgcttttccaaattgaaactcattaagacctacctgaggggcagcatggtgCAGGAGAGGTTGAATGGgatggctatcctgtccattgaaaaaccaaatcatgcatcaccacttacatgtttgaaaggcgtcgttcggcttgtgtgtgaaatgtaatttggctgtgctcagtcagcctgttggtcttgacgttcagatttggcgcctaaactagctatatcgtatcgtctcatcgcatgatcaaatagagacttgacattggacaacaagatacatattacccagcaatcatcattgcatatctgtatatgacaaaaataacaaagaaagtaagaaattattcatttaatttaatcgttttttttaatagtttctatagtttatgtacgataagcatataattgtgttataaattgctactgacgatttccccccaaaatgatgaaaaccatgacagagacaggtttgccatttcgaggggatatatagcataaggtatccttgAGAAtccaaaataaatgtattgttGATCACAGCCGCATTAAACTGGCGACACACTATCAATGTCAGAGAAAAGTAATAAGGCCTGCTTTGCCTACGAATCCTCCGcactggctgcattgtctaaagttacgcccctggcgcacatgcacattttctaacacagcgcaggtacactcaattaaagccaacagcaaattaacaaattatACCTTTTTTAAcaacaaataagagatacataacagcgacttcatgcagaggctctgtcttagggcccccctgagctcatgggcccctgggcctaggcctcggtaatccatccctgactTCATGTACTTGGTAACCAGGGTATACACTTATGTTTCAACACCTGTGCTCCCTGGGATTTTAACCTATGACCTTGGTTTCAGCATTCCTGCTCTGCTGGTTGATCTGCAGGAAGAACTCAGCTCCAGAGATGCTGGAAGGTCAGTGAAAGGTCTATTGCTCATATTCAGACCATCTCTGCTTTTTCCCGtcatttcttctctttctcaggAGGAAGTGGAGTGGAATTTCTTTGTAACAGTCGAGTAGAATACTAATCTATAATCAGTCAGCAAATATCAATCTATAATCAGTCTGCAATCAGTGATTTGACTGAGCTGAGGTGCCAGACCAAGGTAGGAGGTTGGTCAAAAAGTAGAAATGATTGTGTTTCTAGGTCTATTTTAAACAGAAAATCTGTATGTTTCCA
Above is a genomic segment from Clupea harengus chromosome 15, Ch_v2.0.2, whole genome shotgun sequence containing:
- the LOC116217911 gene encoding 26S proteasome regulatory subunit 4-like, whose product is MLKKASTGNECPINSNSISLTNSLFPTAWLFPGQIDRKIEFPLPDEKTKRRIFSIHTSRMTVADDVTLDELILAKDDLSGADIKILTDP